A segment of the Sanyastnella coralliicola genome:
CGAGACCTTCAAACAAAACTAGAAGGAGAGGGGGTAAGCTTCACTACCAAGATTGATGCGGGTCCAGAAGGGCCTGCGAGTTTTATTCTCTTGGATCCGGATGGGAATCCGGTGCTTGTAGATCAACACAGATGATTTGAATCGAAAAACGATAATCAATAATCTATAACTGATTTACTAGATGGAGACGTTTCCAATAGTCATTAGTCATTAGTTATTGGTCATTAGTCGTTGGTTAACGGTTATCGTTTTTCGATTATAGATTCAGCGGCAAAGCCGCACAAAAAAAGGCCGATCTCGAAAGACCGGCCTCCCTGTTACCATTTACGAAACGGTTATTGTTTCAACAGGGCCACACGATACGTTTGGTCACCATTGGTTAGGTGTAGATGGTATGCTCCGGTAGCTAGTTGGGAAACGTCAACCTGCTGATTCCCGCTGCCGCTCATCTGCGTCGTCAAGACGATCTGACCTTGCGTATTGTAGATAGTTAGCTGTGCGTTTTGCACTGCTTCTGGAAGTTCGATAGTCACTGCTTCGTTGACCGGGTTTGGCCAAGCGTTGAGTGCGTTTACGCGTACCTCGTAAACTCCTACAGGCTGGCGATCGATGGTTACGAAGTTCTCTGAGATTTGGAAACAATCTCCAGTTGATGTGATGTCTGCGATGTTGTTCTCTACTTCTGCTTCAAGCGTTCCGTAGTAAGAGAATCCGTATACGTAGCAGATACCTGCTGGTGCTCCTTCGAAGTCAGCTGTGTTGCCGTCTAGGATGTCGATGATTTCTCCAGAAGGATCAGTAACGATGAATACGAAGTTTTCACCTTCCGATTCCGCGCTAGCGAATTCAAATTCATCAGCATCACCATCACCAACAATCACGGTAACCATAGTTTCACCATCTGAAGTACTTACCGTACCTCCTGCGATTCCATTACGGATCACCGTTACTGGGTTAGAAAGTGAGTAACAACCGTCAAGGTCATTCGCGTTCATACCAACTTCAGCTCCTGTGAGTCCATCTTCGAAGCTCAAGTGCCAGATGAGGCAAGTACCAGGACCAGCTCCGTCAAGATCGAATGGACCACCCGCAGGAAGTGCAAGGATATTGCCTTCGTCGTCAGTGATCACCCACTGAGAGTTTTGTCCTTCGTTACCTTCGAGTGTTACGTCGATTGGATCAGCGATTCCGTCACCAGCACAGATTTCGAAAGTGTTGTCTTCATTGTCTGTAGTCAATACACCACCGTTCACTCCGTTTCGGATGACAGTTACTGGGTTAGAAAGCGCGTGACAACCTTCGAGGTCATTTGCATTCATACCAACTTCAGCACCAATCAGTCCATCTTCGAAGCTCAAGTGCCAGATGAGGCAAGTACCGCCACCAGCGCCTTCAAGATCGAATGGAGGTCCTGCAGGAAGCGCAAGGATATTTGCAGCGTCATCAGTGATGACCCATGCAGAGTTCGTTCCGATAGCACCAGAAAGTGTTACATCGATTGGATCAGCTACGCCGTCACCGGCACAGATCTCAAATGTGTTGTCTTCATTTTCAGTAGTCAACGTACCACCGTCAACAATACAATCACAATCTTCTCCAACTAAACGTGTTACAGTGATTGGGTTAGAAAGAGAGTAACAACCTTCAAGGTCATTCGCGTTCATTCCAACTTCTGCACCTTCAAGTCCGTCTTCAAAGCTCAAGTGCCAGATCAGGCAGATTCCTTCTCCTGCTCCGTCCAAATCAAACGGTCCACCTTCAGGAAGACCAAGGATGTTTCCAAGATCGTCAGTGATTACCCATGCAGAATTCGATCCTTCAGCACCTTCCAACGTTACGTTGATTGGGTCTGGGTTGTCATCCAATGCACAGATTGTTGTTGGGTCTTCTGTAGAGATAGTTCCTCCAGCTACACCGTTACGGATGACCGTTACAGGGTTCGATAGAGAGTAGCATCCTTCAAGGTCGTTTGCGTTCATTCCAACTTCTGCACCTTCGAGTCCATCTTCGAAGCTCAAGTGCCAGATGAGGCAAGTACCGCCACCAGCTCCTTCGAGATCGAATGGACCAGCTCCTTCAGGAAGCGCGAGAATGTTACCGAGGTCATCAGTAATAACGTACTGAGAGTTTTGTCCTTCAGCACCTTCAAGCGTTACATCGATTGGATCAGCTACACCGTCGCCAGCGCAGATTTCGAAGGTGTTATCGTCATTGATAGTAGAGAGGGTACCACCAGCAACACCATTACGTGTTACCGTGATCGCGTTAGAAAGAGAGTAACAACCTTCGAGGTCATTCGCGTTCATTCCAACTTCAGCTCCTACGAGTCCGTCTTCAAAGCTCAAGTGCCAGATTAGACAAACACCACCTCCAGCGCCTTCAAGGTTGAAAGGACTACCTGCAGGAAGCGCAAGGATGTTTCCTTGATCATCAGTGATTACCCATGCAGAGTTTGACCCTGACGCTCCTTCCAATGTCACATTGATCGGATCAGCTACACCGTCACCAGCGCAGATCTCTGTTGGATCTTCTGTAGAGATTGTTCCTCCTTCAGCTTCACAGTCACACTGGTCACCTACAAGGCGTGTTACGGTGATCGGGTTAGAAAGAGAGTAACAACCTTCAAGGTCATTCGCGTTCATTCCAACTTCAGCGCCTTCAAGTCCATCTTCGAAGCTCAAGTGCCAGATCAAACAAACACCTTCACCAGCGCCATCAAAGTCGAAAGGACCGTTCGCCGGAAGATCAAGGATATTTCCGAGATCGTCAGTGATTACCCATGCGAAGTTGCTTCCTTCAGCACCTTCTAGGGTTACGTTAATTGGATCTGCTTCTCCATCAAGGGCACAGATTGTTGTCTCGTCTTCTGTGGAGATGGTTCCACCAGCAACACCGTTACGGATTACCGTTACAGGGTTAGAAAGAGAGTAACAACCTTCAAGATCGTTTGCGTTCATTCCAACTTCTGCACCTTCGAGTCCGTCTTCAAAGCTCAAGTGCCAGATGAGGCAAGTACCGCCACCAGCACCTTCGAGGTCAAATGGACCAGCTCCTTCAGGAAGTGCAAGGATGTTCCCGAGATCATCAGTAATAACGTACTGAGAGTTTTGTCCTTCAGCACCTTCAAGCGTTACTTCGATTGGATCAGCTACACCGTCACCAGCGCAGATTTCGAATGTGTTGTCATCATTGATTGTAGAAAGAGTACCACCAGCAACACCATTACGTGTCACTGTGATTGCGTTTGATAGAGAGAAACATCCTTCGAGGTCATTCGCATTCATTCCCACTTCAGCTCCAATGAGTCCGTCTTCAAAGCTCAAGTGCCAGATCAGACAAACACCACCGCCAGCGCCTTCAAGGTCGAATGGACTACCTTCAGGTAGTGCTAGGATATTCGCTTGATCATCTGTGATTACCCATGCAGAGTTCGAACCAGAAGCGCCTTCCAATGTCACATTAATCGGATCAGCTTCACCATCGCCAGCGCAAATCTCTGTTGGATCATCCGTAGAGATTGTTCCACCTTCAGCGTCACATCCACCGAGATTCTCAGCTCCGAAAGTGTCATCACCAAGGAACCAATCGCCTGAAGTGTCGCCTTCACCGTCCCACTGCACAGATTCTCCAGCATTAACCGTTGGGATAAAGTCTCCCATCGACCAGATTGCAGCACCGATAGCAACGTTTGCGCGCACGTGGCCTGAGCTTCCCCATTCTACGTAGTCAATGATTGCACCGGAGTTAGAGTATTGAGGGAGGATGTAAAGTCCGAGTTCGTCATCTGAATCACCCATCTCGTGACCCGAGACAACGAGGATCTCTCCTGGACCTAGGTTGAGGTCTCCAGAGACGATTGTCATGTCTTCAATTTCAGTGTAGATTGGGAAAGAGCAGAGGAAGTAGTTACCTACAGGCACTTCCATCATTCCCAGGTTTTTGATTTCCACCTGGTCCAAGTCAGGTTGGAATTCGTTGATAACGATCTGTGCATTTGCACCGATAGCAAACAGCATTAAGATCGCTGAGAGTAAAGTTCTGATTCGCATAATTTAGAATTGATGCTGCAAGATTCAATTCAATTATCACGAAAAGTTCTCAGCCCTTTCAACATTCTAAAATGTTGATCCTTGGTTTGGACGCAACCTTTGGAAACCTAAATAGGCAATGAGGAGGTATGAAGTACAGCCAGCCTACTGTCCGTTGAAGGAATCTGTGGTAAGAACACCGATCACTCGATCATAACCAGCGGGGTCAGAGTAATAGGCGAGGATGGTATACTCGTTTTCTGTCATCTGGTGATTCCCCTCAATAAATGCTTGGGTTCCGTTCGGATGATCGGCTGAAACGATGCTGTACATGTAATTATAATAACCTTGTTTGAGGTAGAGGGTACATTCGTAGCGCTTCTTTCTCGGGTTCCATGTCATCCTATTTTCTTCGAAGTGATCCCACTGATTGAATCCGCCGATGATATAGACCTCTTGTTGGTAGAGTTGCTCATCGAAAGGGAGGTAGAAGTGCGTATAAATATACTGTGATTCAAGATGGTCATCGAAGTCGTCGTTGCGAATGAGGAATTCGCCATTGATATCACGATCTGTTCGATAGACTTCATACGTGCGTCTTAAATCAGGCTGGAGGTAATAGTGCCATTCACCTTTGATTTCACGAATACTGTCAGTGCCCACGGCAGCATACCTCAGGCTTTTGGAATCAAACCATCTGAATTCATTCAGTCCGTCGAAGTTGTTCTCCTCATCAAAGTCATAGACGAGTTCAGTGCCCTTCATAAAGACTGGCTTGAGGCCTGTGATGGCGTTGTCCCATCGATGGTTTTGTAGAATAGCAACTTCAAGGTCGCTGTAAGGGTCATATAACTTGTACTCGGCCTCGATGAGGTCAAAATCTACTTCTTGGCGGTAACGTCTGTCTGCTACGATGGTTGATGCTTTGACCTGCGGTCGGAAACGGGAAAGTTGTTCAGTGACAACGATCCTTCTTGTGAACACAGGTTCTTCTTCATAGCCTTCCTCATATACTTTTAGGATGTAGTTCCCACTGAGCATGGGCTTGCTCATGTCATTAGGCCAATTGATAGCGTAGTTTGTGTAGTTCTGTACTGTATTGAAGCTTTGTTCGATGTCGTTGATCATGAGCTCTTGAAACCCTTGAATGTATTCTGATGCGAGCAGGTCACTATCGTTCCACTCATAATCACAATGGGTGACGCTGATCCAATAATCTTTAAAGCCTCCATGTAGATCATCAAAGCGCAATTCCAGCTGGGCTGGGGAATTCAGATCAATGATAGGAGCGAGGAGAGGGTTGTCAACCGGGTGAAGCAGTACAGTTCTGATGTACGGTTCATAGATCCGGTCAATATTGCGGTAGTCATGAAAGTATTCAGAATCGGTTTCAGTGACAATTGGGGCCGTATGACTGACAGACGAGTCTGAAACTGTGCATGAGATGCTAACAACGAGTGTTGAAATCGTCAGTAAAATGTGGCTGAAAGACAAGTTATTCAAGCTCCTGAGGGTTTATTTGGAATGATTCTAAATTGGGTCTATTTGAAACGTACAAATAACAATGACGTTCACAAAGTGTTAATTTTGCGCACCAAAATAACGCATACTTCCCTAAAATGGCGAAAGCGATTCGTATACGTAAGGGTAGTGATATCAGACTCGTAGGAGTAGCTGATAAAACCCTTGAAAATCCTGCACGGACTGACCTATATGCGGTCAAGCCGACTGACTTCCACGGTCTTACACCGAAACTCGTTGCGCGAGAAGGTGACCGCGTGAAAGCAGGTGATGTCCTCTTTTTTGATAAGTACAATGACTCGATCAAGTACAACGCTCCCGTTAGTGGAACTGTTGACGAGGTCGTACGTGGTGAAAAACGCCGCATTCTAGAAGTACGTATCAAAGCTGATGCCCAAAATGAATTTAAAGACTTCGGAGCAAAGTCTGCGAGCTCAATGAGCGCTGCTGATCTTCGTGCTCACTTGTTGGAAGGAGGCTGCTGGCCGCTTATCCAACAGCGTCCGTTCGCTATTGTTGCGAATCCGGAGAGCACACCAAAGTCGATCTTCATTGCTGGTTTCGACAGTTCACCACTAGCACCTGACGGTGACTTCGTGATGGAAGGAGAAGCTGACAACTTCAAAGAAGGTCTGGCTGCTTTGAAAGTTCTTGCTGATGGAAAACCAGTTCACCTGGGTGTTCGTCCTGACAGCAAAGCCTTCAACGGCGTTGATGCACAGGTTCACCAAGTGAGTGGTCCACACCCAGCTGGAAACCCAGGGGTTCAGATCCATCACATTGATCCGATTAACAAAGGTGAAGTCGTTTGGACGATTGCAGCGCAGGATGTAGCGAACATCGGAAGATTCCTTCGCACTGGTAAGTTTGATATGCAGCGTGTTGTTGCATTGACTGGTGCTCAAGTGAATCAACCGAAGTACTACCGAGTTACTGTAGGAGCCAACGTCTCATCTATGCTTAACGGCCAAATCAAGGATGATAATACTCGTGTCATCAGCGGAAACGTTTTGACAGGTGATCACATCACTACCGATGGCTTCCTTGGTTACTACCATCACCAGATCACGGCTATTCCTGAAGGGAAGGAGCCAAAGTTCTTGTTGACTGATGGTTGGTTGAGCCCAGGATTGAAGAAGTTCTCTCTTTCACACGCTTACCCAACGTGGTTGATGCCAAAGAGCAAACGATTCAACTTGGATACCAATTCAAATGGTGAAGATCGCGCCTTCGTTGTTACCGGACAGTACGAGAAGGTATTCCCATTTGACATCTATCCAGTTCAATTGGTGAAGTCGATCATCGTCAACGATATCGATTCGATGGAAAAACTAGGGATCTACGAAGTAGCTCCCGAGGATTTCGCGCTTTGTGAATACGCTTGTACCTCAAAAATTGAAGTTCAAGACATTGTTCGCGAAGGGTTGGATACCATCATGAAAGAATTTAGTTAAGCATAGAAAATCGTCATACCGTGAAAGCACTTCATAATTTTCTAGAGAAGAAGGTAAAGCCGAATTTCGTTGAAGGAGGGAAGCTCTCGCGCTTCTGGGTGGTTTATGATTCACTCGAAACCTTCGCATTCACGCCAGGTCACGTTACTAAGAAAGGAGCTCACATCCGTGATAGCATCGACCTGAAGCGTACCATGTTCTTGGTGATCGTTGCCATGGTTCCAGCACTGTTGTTTGGAATGTGGAATGTTGGTCACCAATACTACCTATCAATTGGAGAAATCACTACAGCTGACCCATACAGCGCAATGCTGTGGGAGAAATTCCAAGTAGGACTGGTGAAAACACTACCGTTGATCGTTGTATCATACGGTGTCGGACTCGGAATCGAGTTCATATTTGCAGGACTTAGAAAGCACTCAATCAATGAAGGTTTCCTTGTATCAGGGATGCTTATTCCATTAATTATGCCAGTGGATGTACCATTATGGATGGTAGCGGTTGCTACTGCCTTCGCGGTAATCATTGGTAAAGAGGTGTTTGGTGGTACTGGAATGAACATCTTGAACGTCGCACTTACGGCGCGTGCATTCTTGTTCTTTGCTTACCCGAAACAAATGTCAGGTGAGATTTGGATCCACGACGTAGCGGCTTCTGCAACTAACGGAATGTTGGCTGACGGTTACACAGGTGCGACAGCGCTTGGTCACCTAGCGAACACTGTTGGTAAGCCAGTCGATGGCGAAGTCGCAGGAAGTGTCATGGGTATGTTCGGAGACGCGGGCATGTACTCGTTCATGGATTCATTCCTAGGATTGATTCCTGGATGTATCGGTGAAACAAGTGCACTTGCCATCCTTATCGGAGCTGGAATCTTGATCTGGACAGGTATTGGTAGCTGGAGAATCATGTTGAGCTTCCTTATCGGAGGTTTGGCCATGGGAGCCATCTTCAATGCATTCGGAGCGAACGCTTACATGACGCTACCAGCAGTTCACCAAATCGTCATTGGTGGATTCATGTTCGGTATGGTCTTCATGGCAACTGACCCGGTAACAGCGGCACAAACGAACACAGGTAAACTCATCTACGGATTCTTTGGAGGTTTCTTCTCGATTATGATCCGTGTATTCAACCCTGCTTATCCAGAAGGGGTGATGATGGCTATCCTGTTTATGAACGTAATGGCTCCTATGATTGACCACTACGTAATTCAAGCGAACATCAAACGTCGAATGAAACGAACTGCACTCGCTACGGCGGCTGCGTAATACCTAAAGCAATGGCAGTAAATAAAAATAGCAACGGGTATACATTCTTCTTTGCGATCGCCATGGTAGTGGTGGTTGGAGCGATCTTGGCGATTACTTCGGTGTCACTCAAAGAGCGTCAGCAACAGAATGATGCAGATAAGAAGCGTATGGACATCCTGGGTGCAATCAAGGTAGAATCAACGCGTCAAAATGCGGCAGACTTGTTCTCACAGTTCGTGGTAGAACGCATTTCTGTTGATTACTCTGGAAACTTGGTGGAGCAGGCATCAGGGAAGATTGACCCGAATGACAAACAAGATCCATTCAATATTGACGTAAAGAAAGATTACAGGTCTTCGATCAAGGGAATCGTAAAAACTTCAGGAAAAAATCCGGAAGAACTTGAGAATAGACTTGCTAACGCAGATGTAAACTACCCAGTTTTCAAGTGTGTTAAAAATGACACTACGCTCTACGTATGCCCAATGGTCGGAACTGGTCTTTGGGGTCCAATTTGGGGTTATGTTGCTCTTGAAGAAGATTTTCAAACAATCTACGGAGCTAAGTTTGATCACAAAACAGAAACTCCAGGTCTTGGGGCTGAAATAAAGGAGGACTTCTTCACGGTAAAATTTGAAGGGAAAGAATTGAACCTTGAAGATCCGAAGACAATGTTCTCTGTCCTGAAAGGGGGAGCAGTTACGAACGAACACAGTGTAGACGGAATCACGGGAGGTACCATCACTTCGAAAGGGGTGGATGAAATGCTTAACCGTACACTTCCGGTTTACGTGAAATACTTTACTAACGCTAACGATCAACGCGCAGAACGATGAGCACTGAAGTAAAAGAAGTAGAAAAAGCGGTTGAGAAGAAGTCTGAGCCACTATTCTCGAAAAAGAATAGGAAGCTGCTTTCAGACCCTCTGAATGATTCCAACCCAATTACTGTTCAGGTACTAGGTATCTGCTCAGCACTCGCGATTACAGTACAGCTTCAACAGGCTGTGATTATGTCACTCTCAGTATTGTTCGTAATGATTGGAGGTAACGTAATCGTATCGTTGCTTCGTAACGCGATTCCTGATCGAATCCGAATCATCGTGCAGCTTGTTGTTATTGCAGCACTTGTAATTATCGTAAATGAAGTTCTGAAAGCCTTCCTACCAGACATCTCTGAGAAGCTGTCGGTATTCGTAGGTCTTATCATCACGAACTGCATCATCATGGGACGTCTAGAGGCATTTGCTCTAGGTAACAAGCCAGGACCATCATTCCTTGATGCGATTGGTAACGCCATGGGTTACGCTTGGATTCTTTTGGCCGTATCTATCGTGCGTGAGATCTTCGGTTCCGGAGCGATTTCATTCCCAGGGATGGGTCAGGTGAAATTCTTTGACCCAGATTGGTCAGGATGGATGGCTAATGGAGGATTCTATGAAAACAACAACTTGATGATCCTTCCTCCAATGGCCCTTGTGGTTGTGGGTGTGATCATCTGGATCCAGCGTGCACGTAACACTAAATTGATCGAAGAAAACTAAGAACAGCCATGGAATACTTTAGCATATTCGTAAAAGGTATCTTTATTGAGAACATGATCTTCGCCTACTTCTTGGGGATGTGTTCTTATCTAGCGGTATCAAAGACAGTTAAGACGGCGGTTGGTCTTGGTTTCGCCGTGATCTTCGTACTCGGAATCACTGTACCGATCAACTACCTACTAGAAAACTACGTACTGGCAGAAGGGGCCCTCACCTGGATCTCTCCTGAGTACGCAACAGTAGACCTCAGCTTCCTCAGCTTTATCATGTTCATCGCCGTAATTGCGTCGATGGTACAGTTGGTTGAGATGATCGTTGAGAAGTTCGCTCCAGCACTTTACGGAGCACTTGGAATCTTCCTACCACTTATCGCAGTAAACTGTTCGATCCTTGGTGGTGCACTCTTCATGCAAGAGCGCCAGTACCCATCGATCGGGGAGGCAACTGTATTCGGACTTGGTTCTGGAGTTGGATGGTGGCTAGCGATTGTTGCGATTGCAGCCATCCGTGAGAAGATCCGCTACTCTCATGTACCTGCTCCGCTTCGCGGACTAGGAATTACATTCATCATTACTGGTTTGATGGGAATGGCGTTCATGAGCTTTATGGGAATTGAAATTTAATCGTTGAAGAAAGTATAGATCATGACAACAACAGTCATTCTAACCATTGTATTCTTCCTAGCAGTAATCCTGCTACTTGTATCATTGCTTCTTTTCGCAAAGGCGAAGCTTTCGCCAAGCGGTAAGATCAAGATCGAGATCAACGGAGAAAAAACGATCGAGGTAGACGGAGGTGGATCACTTCTTACAACCCTCGGTAATGCGGGAATCTTCCTACCATCAGCATGTGGTGGAGGTGGTACTTGTGTTCAGTGTACTTGTCAAGTGCACGAAGGTGGAGGTGCTATCCTTCCTACAGAAGAACCACACTTCTCACGTAAAGAGATCGCTTCGGATTGGCGTCTCGGTTGCCAGGTGAAGGTGAAGGAAGATATGAAGATCCAAATCCCTGAAGAGGTATTTGGTATCAAGAAGTGGGAGTGTGAAGTAGTTTCAAACTACAACGTAGCTTCATTCATTAAGGAGTTTGTTGTTCGCCTTCCTGAAGGTGAATCACTCGACTTTGAAGCTGGTGGTTACATCCAGATTGATGTACCGAAAATCACAGTGAACTTCAAAGACATCGACATCACAGCTCACCCTGAGCAGCACGGAAACCCTGAAGAGTTCCGCACGGAGTGGGATAAGTTCGGCCTATGGGACTTGAAGATGGTTAACGACGAAGACATCGTACGTGCCTACTCGATGGCTAACCACCCAGCTGAAGGAAACATCGTCATGTTGAACATTCGTGTAGCAACTCCACCTTGGGATCGCGCACGTAACGCATGGATGCAAGTGAATCCAGGTGTTTGTTCTTCATACGTGTTCGGATGTAAGCCAGGAGATAAAGTAACAGTTTCAGGTCCTTACGGAGAATTCTTCATCAAGGAAACTGACGCTGAGATGGTATACATCGGGGGTGGTGCAGGTATGGCGCCAATGCGTTCACACCTTTTCCACTTGTTCCACACGTTGAAGACTGGACGTAAAGTGACATTCTACTACGGTGGTCGTTCACGTCGTGAGCTTTTCTACATCGAAGACTTCCGCAAGATCGAACGTGAGTTCCCGAACTTTAAGTTCCACCTTGTATTGTCTGAGCCACTTCCAGAAGATAACTGGAATGAGAAGAAGAGCGTTGACGATGAAGGAGACGGGTTCTTAGGTTTCGTTCACAATGCGGTGATCGAGCACCACTTGAAAGATCACGATGCTCCTGAAGATATTGAATTCTACTTCTGTGGTCCTCCATTGATGAACCAGGCTGTCCTCAAAATGTGCGACGACTGGGGAGTTCCACCAGAAAATGTTTCCTTTGATGACTTCGGAGGATAAAAAACTTCAAAAGGCGCCTTTACGGCGCCTTTTTCATTTCTCATCTTTGCAGACATGAAGAGAGTCGTATTCATTTTCATCGCAGCTGTTGTTCTTGCTGCCTGTGGTACATCAGAACCACCGGTTCAGGAAACACCACCCTCGACCTTCCAGAACATGGTCATTACTGGCGAGGCGCAAGGAACCACTTATACCATCCGATATATTGAGGATACGGTCGACTACAAAACGCAAGTGGATTCAATCCTGTTGCGCATTGACCAGGACCTCTCGACTTGGGTTCCAAGTTCTTTGATCAATCAGATCAATGCCTTTGATCGCACTGATACCGTATTTGCGTTCTATGATAGCACGAAGTACTTCTCAGTGATGTTTGATGTATCTCGTGAGATTTGGAACAAAACAGACGGCGCTTTTGATCCCACGGTATATCCCTTGGTTGACCTTTGGGGATTCGGATTAAGCAATAGAGGAGACGTCAATGATGAGGCTGTCATGGAGGCACAGTCGAAAGTCGGAATGATGGAGGCCAATATTGATATGATCGAATTGGAGGAGAACTACCTCTACCAGACGACTTGGATTCGAAAAGGACAAGAAGGCGTGCGCCTTGACTTCAATGCGATTGCCCAAGGGTTTAGTGTTGACTTGATCACGGAGTTCTTGGAAGAGCAAGGAGTGAATAATTATATGGTGGAGCTCGGAGGTGAAGTGAGCTGCAAAGGAGTGAATGCAGAGGGGAATGCTTGGCGCATTGCTATTGATAAGCCTAAGGATGACGGAGAACGAGAGTTCCAAGCGATTGTGAATGTTCGAAACAAAGCAGTTGCGACTAGCGGGAACTACCGCAAATTCTACGAAGTGGATGGCGTGCGTTATTCCCACACGATTGACCCTCGCACTGGTTATCCGGTAACACATAGTCTGCTTTCGGCTACGGTTATGGCTTCTGACTGCGCAACCGCGGATGCTTATGCCACATCTTTCATGGTGATGGGGAAGGATGACGCCATCGCATTTATTGAAGATGGTATGGTCTCCGGACTAGAAGTTTACCTGATCTACGATGAAGGTGGAGTGTATAAGACGTGGATGACTGCAGGTATGAACGAAGTCATTGAAGAATTGAATGATTTGTGATCTCTAAGCAGAGCTTACTGCTTATCTTTGCACTATGAGTACAGTATTATTAGCTATCGGATTGTTGGCCTTGGCTTTCGCAGGCATCGCCATCAAGATCCTTGTTAAGAAAGACGGAGAGTTTGCCGGTACTTGTGCCAGCAATAATCCATACCTCAAAGAAGAGGGTGGTACATGTTCTGTTTGTGGTGCTCGTCCACAGGAGCAGTGCCAGCGTGAGTCTGTAGAGGGATAATTAGAAGATCCTATATCCGATCCCAAATTCTGGGTAATCGGCTTTTGCCCAATGAGTTTTGAGCCCAATCATGCATTGCCAATCTTCGGTGATGTCGTAACGCAATGAGAAGCGGTGATAGAATGTGCCGTTTCCTTTGTAGCGCGTAAAAGTGTAAGCGCCCATCATCAAATCGAATCTTAATCTTCCGAAGTGCTGGTTGTAACTAAGTGCTACGCCATGTTGCACCATGTCGAGCACATCAGACTGACCTTCTTCACCGAGTAGCTGAGCGGCAGCCATGTTGTAAAAGAGATCACTCCGAATACTCCAACCCCGTTTCCAACTCGGTCTGAATTCATAGGCATAGCTGAAGGTATGCACTGAAAATTTTGGTCCGCCCGGAGGTAGATTCTCTTTGACACCAGTTAAAAGCATCGCATAATGTGCCCTGCCTCTTGGTAGTACTGAAGTCCAAATGCCTTCTGGTAAGGGTACAATAGGATTAATGTGGTATACCGCCTGCAGGCCAACAGTCAAGTTGTTAATGCCAAGATTGGGTAAGGTGTAAGCACCATTAGACAAGTGTGTCATTCTCAGGCTAGCGCCGATATGCCAGTGATCTGATAGGTAGTAATCGGATTGAACTCCCAAGATCACGCTTGCATTTAGCGGTGAGCCGAGTGCGA
Coding sequences within it:
- a CDS encoding Na(+)-translocating NADH-quinone reductase subunit A; translated protein: MAKAIRIRKGSDIRLVGVADKTLENPARTDLYAVKPTDFHGLTPKLVAREGDRVKAGDVLFFDKYNDSIKYNAPVSGTVDEVVRGEKRRILEVRIKADAQNEFKDFGAKSASSMSAADLRAHLLEGGCWPLIQQRPFAIVANPESTPKSIFIAGFDSSPLAPDGDFVMEGEADNFKEGLAALKVLADGKPVHLGVRPDSKAFNGVDAQVHQVSGPHPAGNPGVQIHHIDPINKGEVVWTIAAQDVANIGRFLRTGKFDMQRVVALTGAQVNQPKYYRVTVGANVSSMLNGQIKDDNTRVISGNVLTGDHITTDGFLGYYHHQITAIPEGKEPKFLLTDGWLSPGLKKFSLSHAYPTWLMPKSKRFNLDTNSNGEDRAFVVTGQYEKVFPFDIYPVQLVKSIIVNDIDSMEKLGIYEVAPEDFALCEYACTSKIEVQDIVREGLDTIMKEFS
- a CDS encoding DUF5103 domain-containing protein, whose amino-acid sequence is MNNLSFSHILLTISTLVVSISCTVSDSSVSHTAPIVTETDSEYFHDYRNIDRIYEPYIRTVLLHPVDNPLLAPIIDLNSPAQLELRFDDLHGGFKDYWISVTHCDYEWNDSDLLASEYIQGFQELMINDIEQSFNTVQNYTNYAINWPNDMSKPMLSGNYILKVYEEGYEEEPVFTRRIVVTEQLSRFRPQVKASTIVADRRYRQEVDFDLIEAEYKLYDPYSDLEVAILQNHRWDNAITGLKPVFMKGTELVYDFDEENNFDGLNEFRWFDSKSLRYAAVGTDSIREIKGEWHYYLQPDLRRTYEVYRTDRDINGEFLIRNDDFDDHLESQYIYTHFYLPFDEQLYQQEVYIIGGFNQWDHFEENRMTWNPRKKRYECTLYLKQGYYNYMYSIVSADHPNGTQAFIEGNHQMTENEYTILAYYSDPAGYDRVIGVLTTDSFNGQ
- a CDS encoding T9SS type A sorting domain-containing protein gives rise to the protein MRIRTLLSAILMLFAIGANAQIVINEFQPDLDQVEIKNLGMMEVPVGNYFLCSFPIYTEIEDMTIVSGDLNLGPGEILVVSGHEMGDSDDELGLYILPQYSNSGAIIDYVEWGSSGHVRANVAIGAAIWSMGDFIPTVNAGESVQWDGEGDTSGDWFLGDDTFGAENLGGCDAEGGTISTDDPTEICAGDGEADPINVTLEGASGSNSAWVITDDQANILALPEGSPFDLEGAGGGVCLIWHLSFEDGLIGAEVGMNANDLEGCFSLSNAITVTRNGVAGGTLSTINDDNTFEICAGDGVADPIEVTLEGAEGQNSQYVITDDLGNILALPEGAGPFDLEGAGGGTCLIWHLSFEDGLEGAEVGMNANDLEGCYSLSNPVTVIRNGVAGGTISTEDETTICALDGEADPINVTLEGAEGSNFAWVITDDLGNILDLPANGPFDFDGAGEGVCLIWHLSFEDGLEGAEVGMNANDLEGCYSLSNPITVTRLVGDQCDCEAEGGTISTEDPTEICAGDGVADPINVTLEGASGSNSAWVITDDQGNILALPAGSPFNLEGAGGGVCLIWHLSFEDGLVGAEVGMNANDLEGCYSLSNAITVTRNGVAGGTLSTINDDNTFEICAGDGVADPIDVTLEGAEGQNSQYVITDDLGNILALPEGAGPFDLEGAGGGTCLIWHLSFEDGLEGAEVGMNANDLEGCYSLSNPVTVIRNGVAGGTISTEDPTTICALDDNPDPINVTLEGAEGSNSAWVITDDLGNILGLPEGGPFDLDGAGEGICLIWHLSFEDGLEGAEVGMNANDLEGCYSLSNPITVTRLVGEDCDCIVDGGTLTTENEDNTFEICAGDGVADPIDVTLSGAIGTNSAWVITDDAANILALPAGPPFDLEGAGGGTCLIWHLSFEDGLIGAEVGMNANDLEGCHALSNPVTVIRNGVNGGVLTTDNEDNTFEICAGDGIADPIDVTLEGNEGQNSQWVITDDEGNILALPAGGPFDLDGAGPGTCLIWHLSFEDGLTGAEVGMNANDLDGCYSLSNPVTVIRNGIAGGTVSTSDGETMVTVIVGDGDADEFEFASAESEGENFVFIVTDPSGEIIDILDGNTADFEGAPAGICYVYGFSYYGTLEAEVENNIADITSTGDCFQISENFVTIDRQPVGVYEVRVNALNAWPNPVNEAVTIELPEAVQNAQLTIYNTQGQIVLTTQMSGSGNQQVDVSQLATGAYHLHLTNGDQTYRVALLKQ